The genomic interval CTCCCAGTGTCTGTACTCGGCATGGTCGGTCAGCAGGCGTGTGGCCGCCCCTCGGGAGACCCCGCGAGGCACATACACATCACAGAATTCGTATTCCGGCATCGCATCTATTGTGCGGGAACGGCCCCGGTGCGGATAGCGTCTGCACTATGTCTGATGCTGCGCAGCCAACCGCTGCCGAGGTACGCGCCGCCGCCGAGGCGGTCAAAGCCGCGCTGGACCGTCACCTCGCCGCCGTCGAACGCCGGTCGGGGGAGGACGACCCGGCCGTCTACGCCGCGTTCAACGAGCTGGCCGCGACAGCGGAGGCGTACGACGAACTGTTGTACGACGTCTATGACGAGGTGACCCCCTTCGAGATCCCGGGCGACGACGCGCTGCCCGCCTACGCGGGGCCGGAGGAGCCCAGCGCCCTGAGCGTCCTGATCCGCCGGGACTACGCGGTGGTCGAGCCCCAGCGGCTCCTCGCCCAGGCCCAGCGGGTCGCCGACCTCGATCCGGACGTCGCCGCGGACGCGGGGATGCCGGGCGGCGCGGCGGGCATCGTCGGCAGCAGTGTGCACGCCGCGCTCGGCGTGCTCTTCGGCGAGTACGAACCCGACGAGATCGCCTCCCGGCACAAGGAGTTCGGCCTGGAGGAGGGCGACTCCACGCTCTGGGTCGCCGCCGCCGAGGACCAGGCGGAGCCGGGGGAGTGGCTCGGCGCGCCCTTCGACCAGGCCGACCCGCAGCGCGTCATCTGCCGCTTCGACGTCAGCGCCGTCTTCGACGAGGACCTGGACCTCGACGACGACGGTGACGAGGCCGAGGACGGCGGCCGTGAGGCGGCCGGCGGGGCAGGCCCCGGGGCCCCGGGGCGCTGACCTCGCGCGTACGGGCTCACCCCGGCGGTGAGCCCGTACGCCCCGGGGCGCTCCGGCGTCGGGGCCGGGCCCTGACCGGGCCCTCCCGGGACACCGGCAGGCCCCGGCGTCACTCCGCCGGGCGCCCCTGTGCCCGCAGCAGCGAACGGAGCCGCGTCGTCCGCTCCTTCGCGGGGACCTCGGCGACGGCACGGGGCAGTGCCTGCTCGACGCCGTGCACGACCGACAGATGCCGCTCCGCCCTGCCGAACGCGGTGTAGACCCACGACCGCGTGAGCGTCCGGGCGGCGTCGCCCGGCAGCACCACCACGGCGGCCGGCCAGCGCACCCCGGCGGCCTGGTGCGCCGTCACCGCCCAGCCGTGCCGGACCTCCTCGCCGACCCGCTCCCTCGGCACGACCACGGGCGTGCCGCCGCAGTCCAGGCGCAGCCCTTCCGCGTCCGCGGAGACCACGGTGCCGGTCACCGTCCGGCCGGGCGCCGGGACGTACGCGATCCGGTCGCCGGGGTCGAAGCCGCCGAACCGGCCGGGGCCGGGGTTGAGCCGCTCCTTGAGCGCCGCGTTGAGCGCGCGGGTGCCGGCGGGGCCGCCGTGGCCCGGGGTGATGACCTGGGTCCGCTCGGCCGGCACGCCGATCGCGCGCGGGACGGAGTCCGCGACCAGCTGGACCGTGCGGTGCACGGCCTCCGCGGGCTCCCGCACGGGCACGATCACGACCTCCTTGCCGGGGGCCTCGACCTGGCTCAGCTCCCCGACGCCGATCCCCGACACCAGCTCGCCGATCGGGCCGGGGTCCGGGGTGCGCGAGACGACCACCGGGCAGGCCTGGGCCGCGAGGACGTCCGCGAAGACCCTGCCGGGGCCCGCCGACCACAGCACGCCCGGGTCGCCGCTCAGCACCAGCCGGGTGCCGTCCGCCAGCGACTCCACGAGCATCGCGGCGGCCTCGACGTCGAGCTGCGGGGCGTCCAGCACGGCGAGCAGGTCGAGCGCGAGCGCGCCGTCGGCGTCCCGGCCCGGGCCCTCCCGCCCGGCCAGCAGCCCCGCGACGGTGACGGCCGCGCCGTCACCGAGCCCGGCGGCCCGCCGCTTGCCGTCCTCGGTGTGCACGGCTACGCACGCCCGCACCCCCGCCGCCCGCGCCGCGAGCACCGCCGCCACGACCTCGGCGCGCGAGGCCTCGCCGCCGCTGTGCGCCACGACGCCGGCGCCCGCGACCGCGCGGACCAGCTCGGCACCGGACGCCGACACGGTGGCGGCCGCGAGGGCCTCCCAGTCGGGGGAGGGAGTGGTGCCGACGCCACCGGGAGCGGCTTCCGCCTGCTCGGGGGCGTCGGCGGCGTCCGCCGCGTCGGGTTCCGGCTCGCCCGTCGGGTCGGCCGGGGCCTTGGATGCCGCGGCCTCCGGCGTGCGGGAGCCGACCTTCTCCGTCCCGTCACCCGTCACCTCGGGCGCGTCCGGGGCGCCGGCGGGCTCCGCGTTCTCGTCCGCCGCGTCGGTGTCCGGCCCGTCCGCCGGGTCGGCGGAGGCTGCGGCCTTTGGCGTGTGGGAGCCGGCTTCCTTCGCCTGGTCACTCGCGACCCCGGGCGCGTCCGGGGTCACGGCGTCCGCCGCGTCGGGTTCCGGCTCGCCCGTCGGGTCGGCCGGGGCCTTGGATGCCGCGGCCTCCGGCGTGCGGGAGCCGGCTTCCTCCGTCCCGTCACCCGTCGCCCCGGGCTCGTCCGGGGTGACGGCGGGCTCCGGCTCGAAGTTGTTGATCAGGCGGCCGAGGCCGTCCGCGAGGCTCTCCTCGGCCATGGCGAAGCGGTCCAGGCCCAGCAGCAGCCGGACCGGGACCTCCGCGTCCGGGTCGGCCTCGCGCGCGGCGCGGGCGGCGGCCGGGTTCTCCAGCGCCTCCTCGAAGACCAGGACGGCGCCCTCCGCGAGGGCGCTCTGAAGGGCCTCGTCCGGGTCCGGCACCGCGTGCCGGGTGAGGGCGGAGCGCAGGACCGACGCCTCCAGCACCGTGTGCCCGGCGTCCGCCGCGCGCTCCAGCAGCCAGACCGTCAGGGCCTGGGCCCGGCGCTCGTCGTCCGGACCGCACTCGGCGCCGAGCAGGGCCCGCGCGAAGCCGTCCGCCTGCTCGGGCCGCACGCCCGGGACGGCCAGCAGCTGCCAGGGGTCGGCGCGCAGCGCCTCCGCGGCGTGCTCGCCGAGCGCCTCGGTCACCGGGCCGGTGAGCTGCTCGGGGGCGCCGCCCGCGGCCAGCACCTCACGCACGCTCCCGAGCCCCTCGGCGCTGACGACGGGACGTGCGGGCCGCTCGGCCACGGGTGCCGTCGGTGCGGCGGGGGCCACGGGCGCGCCCGCGCGCTGCGGGGCCGGCCGGGCCGGGGGCGCCTGCCTGCGCGGATCGTTGAAGAACGCCGTCGCGGGCTTCTCCCCGCTCTCGACGGCCCGCACCGCGGCGGCCAGCGCCTCCGCGACGGCGGACCGCTTGGCGGCGGTGCCGCCCTCGGCCCCCTGCGGGTCCGTGCCCCGCGAGCGCGCGTCCGCGTCCGGCTCCCCGGTGTTCGCGGTCGCCTCCGGGCTCGCGCCCGCCGCGTCGGCCCCGCCCGTCGGGCCGGACGCCGCCTCCGCACCGGCACCCGCGGCGGACGCCGCCTCCGCACCCGCGCCCCCGGGCGCCTCTCGCTCGGCGGGCGGCGGTGCCGGGGCGGCCTTCTCCGGCTCCGCCGGTGCGGCTTCGCCGGCGGGGCGATCGGTACTCACAGGGTGCTCCAGTCCTGATCGGGATAGCGGTGCACAGGGGCCGACACGTCGTCGAGCGCCTGGCAGATCTCGTCCGGAAGCGTAAGCGCCTCCACTGACAACGCCGCCCGCAGCTGCTGGGCGTTCCGCGCGCCGACGATCGGGGCGGTCACCCCGGGGCGGTCGCGCACCCACGCCAGCGCGACCTTCAGGGACGTCGTCGCGAGCCCGTCCGCCGCCGTGGCGACGGCGTCCACGACCCGGCCCGCCGTCTCGTCCAGATACGGGGCGACGAAGGGCGCGAGGCTCTCCGAGGCGCCCCGCGAGTCGGCGGGGGTCGCGTGGCGGTACTTGCCGGTGAGGACGCCGCGGCCGAGCGGCGAGGACGGCAGCACCCCGATGCCCAGGTCGAGCGCGGCGGGCAGCACCTCGCGCTCGATGCCGCGCTGGAGCAGTGAGTACTCCATCTGCGTGCCGGCCAGCCGGGTCCGTATGCCCGGCGCGGCGAGCTGCCAGGTGGCGGCCTTGGCGAGCTGCCAGCCGCTGAAGTTGGAGACGCCCGCATAGCGGGCCCGCCCGCTGCTGACGGCGATGTCGACCGCCTGGAGGGTCTCCTCGACCGGTGTCCAGGGGTCGAAGGCATGGATCTGCCACAGGTCCACATGGTCCGTGCCGAGCCGCTCCAGGGAGGCGTCGAGCGCCGAGAGCAGATGCCCCCGCGAGCCGTCGAAGCGGCGGTCGGGGTCGGGGACGCTGCCCGACTTGGTCGCGATGACCAGATCGCGGCGCGGGACGAGCTCCTCCATCAGCTGCCCCAGGAGATACTCCGCGCCACCGTCCGCGTAGACATCCGCGGTGTCGACGAGGGTGCCGCCCGCTTCCCAGAACGTCTTGAGCTGTTCGGCGGCGTCGTGCTCACTCGTGTCCCGGCCCCAGGTGAGCGTGCCGAGCCCGATCCGGGATACCCGCAGCCCCGTGCGGCCGAGATGCCTTAGCTCCATGAGCGCTGACCCTACTGGCCGCGGCACACCCCGTGGCGCCCTGTGGATAACCCCGCGGCCGAGGCGTTGACCAGGTAATCGGCCCGACAACCGGCCGGGTGGCGGGCCGGGCGGGCGGCGACGTGGTGCCGGCACACCGATGACGTACTCCGGTCCGGCGCGCTACAGTCCCCGGGACAACGACGTTACTGATCAGTAAGGGGAGTCGGCATGGGTCGAATGAGGCTCGGAATCAACCTCGGCTACTGGGGCGCCGGGATGGACGCCGACAACCTCGCGGTCGCCCGCGAGGCCGACCGGCTGGGCTACTCGGTCTGCTGGGCCGCCGAGGCGTACGGCTCGGACGCCCCCACCGTGCTGTCCTGGGTCGCGGCGCAGACCGAGCGGATCGACATCGGATCGGCCATCTTCCAGATCCCGGCCCGTACGCCCACGATGACGGCGATGACCGCGGCCACCCTGGACTCCCTCTCCGGCGGCCGCTTCCGGCTCGGCCTCGGCGTCTCCGGCCCGCAGGTCTCCGAGGGCTGGTACGGCGTGAAGTTCGACAAGCCGCTCGCCCGCACCCGCGAGTACGTGGACATCGTCCGCAAGGCCATGTCCCGCGAGCGCGTCACCCACGACGGCGACCACTGGACGCTGCCGCTCCCCGGCGGCCCCGGCAAGCCCATCAAGCTGACCGTCCACCCGGTGCGTGAGCGCGTTCCGCTCTACATCGCCGCCATCGGCCCGAAGAACCTGGAGCAGACCGGCGAGATCGCCGACGGCGCCCTCGTCGTCTTCTTCGCCCCGGAGCACGCCGAGGAGACCACGCTCGGCGCGATCCGCGCGGGCCGTGAGAAGATCGGCAAGACCCTCGACGGCTTCGACCTCGCCCCGAGCGTCTCCATCGCGGTCGGCGACGACGTCAACGCCCTCGCCGACATCTTCCGCCCGCACACCGCCCTCTACGTCGGCGGCATGGGCAGCGCCAAGCAGAACTTCTACAACAAGCTCGCCCAGCGCATGGGCTACGAGAAGGCCGCCGCCGAGATCCAGGAGAAGTACCTGGCCGGTGACAAGGCCGGCGCCGCGGCGGCCGTACCGCGCGAGCTGATCGACTCCACCACCCTGCTCGGCCCCGTGGAGCGCATCGCCGACCGGATGCAGGCCTACGCCGACGCGGGCGTCACCACGCTGTCGCTGCTGCCCGCCGGGTTCACCCTCGACGAGCGGATCGCCGCCCTGCGGGCCGGCGTCGAGGCGATGGAGCGCGCCGGCCTGGCGTAGCGGAGGGAAACCTGCGGCCGTGGTGGGGGCTCGGGGTGTCTTCCCCGCCACGGCCGGTACAGAACACAACGCCCGTACGCGCGCGGGGTTACGCGCCGAGGCCCCGGAATCCCGTGCGAGCCGCCACCGCGGCTCCACCCGTTCGGCCCAGCGGCCGTCACCTCCTGTTGCCGACCCGTCCGCCGGGTACTTGACTTTCACCTCGCGGGGCACACGCGGACACACGCAACCGCGCGCGAAACATGCGAAACGCGCGTAACCCGTGCCGCGGACGCAGGGAGGTGACGCCCATGCTCTCGGCCAGGAGCCTGTTCCAGGAGATCCTCGACGACGACGAGTCCTACCGGCTCTTCTGCTCCATCGCCGCCAGCGGCGAGGCGCAGGGCGGCTGGGAGAACGGCAGGATCGCGGCCCGCGTCCCCGGCACCCAGCGCGCGCTCGCCCCGAAGATCGCCCGGCACGGCGCGGACGAGGACAAGCACGGGCGGATCTTCAACGCCCTGCTGCGCAAGCGTGGCCTCGACCCGGTGCCCGTGCCGCCCGAGACCGACTACACGATGCTCCTGGAGCGCGGCGGCATCGGCCTCGCCCACGCCCTGCTGCGCGGCGACGAACCGCTGACCGAGCGGGACATCGTGGTCTACCTCGCGCACAGCCGCGTCACCGAGCAGCGCGCCGCGGACCAGATGCGGATGCTCACCGCCCACTTCGGCGAGCACCCCGAGGTCGGCAAGGCGATCAGGATGATCTCGCACGACGAGGACAACCACCTCGCGTACTGCCACGAGGAGCTGCTCCGGCTGGCCCGCGCCGGACACGGCCGGACCATCCGGGCCGTCCTGCGCGAGAGCGCCCGCGCCGAGATCCGCGTCCACAGGGACGTCAGCCTGGCCGTGATGGCGCGCATGGGTGCCCTTCTCGGGTGGTCCGGGCGGAAGGCCCTGGTGCTGTCCCTCGGTATCCGGGCGGTGTACCTCCGCGAGCGGCTCTTCGGGTGGCGCCGGATGGTCACGCTGAGCCCGCCCGCGCGCCGTGACCCGCTGGGCGGCCCCGCCACCTCGGCGGCCGAGTTCGCCTGAGCGGGAAGCGGGAAGCGGGAAGCGGGAAGCGAGGCAATAGAGGGAGCAGAGGGAGCGAGGCGGCAGGGGCGCGCACGGACTCCGGGGCCCGCCCCGGCAAGCCCGCCCCCGGCCCGCCTCAGAGCCAGCCGCGTCGCTTGAAGTAGCGGTGCAGCCAGAACACCAGCCCCGCCATGAGCAGCACGACCGCCGGATAGCCCCACGGCTGGTGCAGCTCCGGCATGTGGTCGAAGTTCATCCCGTAGACGCCGGCGACCATCGTCGGCACCGCGGCCATCGCCGCCCACGCGGAGATCTTGCGCATGTCGTCGTTCTGCTGGACGCCCATCTGCGCCAGGTGGGCCGACAGTATGTCCGTCAGCAGCCGGTCCAGGCCGTCCACGGACTCGTTCGCCCGCGTCAGGTGGTCGCCCACGTCCCGGAAGAACGGCCGCGCGGGTTCCGGTACGAACGGCACGCCCGCCCCCGACAGCCGCGCCATCGGGTCGGTCAGCGGCCACGAGGCCCGCCGGAACTCCATCACCTGCCGCTTGAAGGAGTAGATCCGCGAGGCCGTGTTCCGGGTGTCGCCGCCCACCGGCGCGAACACCTCCGCCTCCAGCTCCTCCAGGTCCACCTGGAGCTCGGCGGCCACCTCGATGTAGTGGTCGACGACCGCGTCGCTCACCGCGTACACGACCGCCGACGGGCCGTGCCGCAGGACCTCCGGGTCCTCCTCCAGCCGCCGGCGCACCTCGGCGAGCGGGGCGCCCTCGCCGTGCCGGACGGTCACCACGAAGGAGTCGCCGAGGAAGAGCATGAGCTCGCCGGTGGTGACGGTGTCCGCGGCGTCGTCGTAGACGACCGGCTTCAGGACGACGAACAGCGAGTCGTCGTACACCTCCAGCTTGGGCCGCTGGTGGGCCTTCAGCGCGTCCTCCACGGCCAGCGGGTGCAGCCCGAACTCGCTGGTGACCAGCTCGAATTCCTTCTCCGTCGGCTCGTGCAGCCCGATCCACAGGAACGAGCGGCCGTCGGCCCGCGCCTCGTCCAGCGCGTCGGAGAAGTCGGCGGGGCCCTCGGTGCGGCGTCCGTCCCGGTAGATAGCGCAGTCCACGATCACGGAGGGCATTCTGCCGCCGATCGGCCCCGAGTACACCGCGCGGTGGTCGGCGGGCGGGCGCGGACGGGGGCGAACCGGACTCCGCAGCCCGGCCCCGGAGCCGGGTTCGCCACCGGCCGGGACGGGCCGCACGGCCCCGACGTAGGCTGGCGGCCATGCCCACGCTGATCCTTGTCCGGCACGGCCGGTCCACCGCCAACACCGGGGGCGTGCTCGCCGGCTGGACCCCCGGCGTCGCCCTGGACGAGCGCGGCACCGCCCAGGCGGCCGCCCTCCCGGACCGGCTGGCCGGGCTCCCCCTGGCCGCCGCCGTCACCAGCCCGCTGCAACGCTGCCGGGAGACCCTGGCGCCGCTCCTCGCCGCCCGCCCGGACCTGCCCCTGCACACGGACGAGCGCATCGGGGAGTGCCACTACGGCGACTGGTCCGGCCGCAAGATCGCCGAGCTGGTCGACGAGCCGCTGTGGGAGGTCGTCCAGCGGCATCCCGGTGCCGCCGCCTTTCCCGGTGGCGAGTCCGTGCGCGCCATGCAGGCGCGCGCCGTGGACGCCGTGCGCGACTGGAACGCCCGGATCGAGGAGGAGCACGGCGCCGACGCCGTCTACGTCATGTGCTCGCACGGCGACATCGTGAAGTCGCTCGTCGCCGACGCCCTCGGCCTGCACCTCGACCTGTTCCAGCGGATCGCCGTCGACCCCTGTTCGGTCACCGCCATCCGCTACACCCGGCTGCGGCCGTTCCTGCTGCGCCTCGGCGACACCGGTGAGCTGCGCGGCCTCGCCCCGCACACGGAGCCGGCGGCCCCCGCCGAGGGGTCCGAGGCGGACGGCGTCGTGGGAGGCGGGGCGGGGGCACCGTGATCGCCCAGCGCAGTAGGGTGGTGGCGCGGCTCCGTCCGCCTCCCCGCGCGTGAGCAGCATCCGGAACAGTTACTTCCGCACCACTCCACCACCGAAGCAAATGGAGCAGGACGTTGTCCCGTCAGGTGTTCCTCTATGACCCGCCGGACCGTTTCGTCGCCGGTACGGTCGGGCTGCCGGGTCGCCGTACCTTCTTCCTCCAGGCCTCCGCGGGCGGCCGTACCACCAGCGTGGCCCTGGAGAAGGCCCAGGTCGAAGCGCTCGCCGAGCGGATCGACGAGCTGCTGGACGAGGTCGTCCGGCGCACCGGCGGCAACGCCGCGGTGCCCGCCGTGGCCCCCGCGGAGCTCGCCGACACCGGGCCCCTGGAGTCCCCCGTCGAGGAGGAGTTCCGGGTCGGCACCATGGCCCTGGCCTGGGACGGCGACGGACAGCGCATGATCGTGGAGGCGCAGGCCCTCGTCGAGCTGGCGGCGGACACCGACGAGGACCTGGTCGAGGCCGAGGAGCGGATGCTCCAGGACGAGACGAACGGTCCGCCGATGCTGCGC from Streptomyces albireticuli carries:
- a CDS encoding DUF5703 family protein encodes the protein MPEYEFCDVYVPRGVSRGAATRLLTDHAEYRHWELDRLRLYPDGSRRVRLRRRIIRQLRATW
- a CDS encoding helix-hairpin-helix domain-containing protein, with the protein product MSTDRPAGEAAPAEPEKAAPAPPPAEREAPGGAGAEAASAAGAGAEAASGPTGGADAAGASPEATANTGEPDADARSRGTDPQGAEGGTAAKRSAVAEALAAAVRAVESGEKPATAFFNDPRRQAPPARPAPQRAGAPVAPAAPTAPVAERPARPVVSAEGLGSVREVLAAGGAPEQLTGPVTEALGEHAAEALRADPWQLLAVPGVRPEQADGFARALLGAECGPDDERRAQALTVWLLERAADAGHTVLEASVLRSALTRHAVPDPDEALQSALAEGAVLVFEEALENPAAARAAREADPDAEVPVRLLLGLDRFAMAEESLADGLGRLINNFEPEPAVTPDEPGATGDGTEEAGSRTPEAAASKAPADPTGEPEPDAADAVTPDAPGVASDQAKEAGSHTPKAAASADPADGPDTDAADENAEPAGAPDAPEVTGDGTEKVGSRTPEAAASKAPADPTGEPEPDAADAADAPEQAEAAPGGVGTTPSPDWEALAAATVSASGAELVRAVAGAGVVAHSGGEASRAEVVAAVLAARAAGVRACVAVHTEDGKRRAAGLGDGAAVTVAGLLAGREGPGRDADGALALDLLAVLDAPQLDVEAAAMLVESLADGTRLVLSGDPGVLWSAGPGRVFADVLAAQACPVVVSRTPDPGPIGELVSGIGVGELSQVEAPGKEVVIVPVREPAEAVHRTVQLVADSVPRAIGVPAERTQVITPGHGGPAGTRALNAALKERLNPGPGRFGGFDPGDRIAYVPAPGRTVTGTVVSADAEGLRLDCGGTPVVVPRERVGEEVRHGWAVTAHQAAGVRWPAAVVVLPGDAARTLTRSWVYTAFGRAERHLSVVHGVEQALPRAVAEVPAKERTTRLRSLLRAQGRPAE
- a CDS encoding aldo/keto reductase; its protein translation is MELRHLGRTGLRVSRIGLGTLTWGRDTSEHDAAEQLKTFWEAGGTLVDTADVYADGGAEYLLGQLMEELVPRRDLVIATKSGSVPDPDRRFDGSRGHLLSALDASLERLGTDHVDLWQIHAFDPWTPVEETLQAVDIAVSSGRARYAGVSNFSGWQLAKAATWQLAAPGIRTRLAGTQMEYSLLQRGIEREVLPAALDLGIGVLPSSPLGRGVLTGKYRHATPADSRGASESLAPFVAPYLDETAGRVVDAVATAADGLATTSLKVALAWVRDRPGVTAPIVGARNAQQLRAALSVEALTLPDEICQALDDVSAPVHRYPDQDWSTL
- a CDS encoding LLM class F420-dependent oxidoreductase; the protein is MRLGINLGYWGAGMDADNLAVAREADRLGYSVCWAAEAYGSDAPTVLSWVAAQTERIDIGSAIFQIPARTPTMTAMTAATLDSLSGGRFRLGLGVSGPQVSEGWYGVKFDKPLARTREYVDIVRKAMSRERVTHDGDHWTLPLPGGPGKPIKLTVHPVRERVPLYIAAIGPKNLEQTGEIADGALVVFFAPEHAEETTLGAIRAGREKIGKTLDGFDLAPSVSIAVGDDVNALADIFRPHTALYVGGMGSAKQNFYNKLAQRMGYEKAAAEIQEKYLAGDKAGAAAAVPRELIDSTTLLGPVERIADRMQAYADAGVTTLSLLPAGFTLDERIAALRAGVEAMERAGLA
- the corA gene encoding magnesium/cobalt transporter CorA — protein: MPSVIVDCAIYRDGRRTEGPADFSDALDEARADGRSFLWIGLHEPTEKEFELVTSEFGLHPLAVEDALKAHQRPKLEVYDDSLFVVLKPVVYDDAADTVTTGELMLFLGDSFVVTVRHGEGAPLAEVRRRLEEDPEVLRHGPSAVVYAVSDAVVDHYIEVAAELQVDLEELEAEVFAPVGGDTRNTASRIYSFKRQVMEFRRASWPLTDPMARLSGAGVPFVPEPARPFFRDVGDHLTRANESVDGLDRLLTDILSAHLAQMGVQQNDDMRKISAWAAMAAVPTMVAGVYGMNFDHMPELHQPWGYPAVVLLMAGLVFWLHRYFKRRGWL
- a CDS encoding histidine phosphatase family protein, encoding MPTLILVRHGRSTANTGGVLAGWTPGVALDERGTAQAAALPDRLAGLPLAAAVTSPLQRCRETLAPLLAARPDLPLHTDERIGECHYGDWSGRKIAELVDEPLWEVVQRHPGAAAFPGGESVRAMQARAVDAVRDWNARIEEEHGADAVYVMCSHGDIVKSLVADALGLHLDLFQRIAVDPCSVTAIRYTRLRPFLLRLGDTGELRGLAPHTEPAAPAEGSEADGVVGGGAGAP
- a CDS encoding DUF3090 domain-containing protein; translation: MSRQVFLYDPPDRFVAGTVGLPGRRTFFLQASAGGRTTSVALEKAQVEALAERIDELLDEVVRRTGGNAAVPAVAPAELADTGPLESPVEEEFRVGTMALAWDGDGQRMIVEAQALVELAADTDEDLVEAEERMLQDETNGPPMLRVRLTGTMARAFAKRALEVVNAGRPPCPLCSLPLDPEGHVCPRQNGYRRGA